ATATGTAATGAAACATTTGATGTCGGGAAGGCAGCCAACATCCCATCCCATCGGGTGACATGGCCTCTCATAAATCCAAAGAATTTCTGTCCCAAAACACTTGCCTTCCTTCACTCacactcattttcttcctattcCTCAATAATGCCTCTCCTtatgttctttcttttgtcttcCATTTCAAAAAGCGACTCGAAGGGAAGCCATTGGTAAAGATTTCGGAGTTCCATCTATCACTTTATTTTGAAAGACCACATCGACTCGACATTCACCATATAACCCTTAACAAGAGTTTAGTGCAACGAATGTCTTGTATCTATAAAGAAAAACTTCTCTTTGCGTCCAGACTCATCCCTATTCTAACTTTTCGAAGCCTTCAATAACACGACTGGAACAACGATTCCAGAGCTAAAAGCCCAGTAActcaataaaatttgaaaatatttctcAATTAGATTGAATAAAATGATCGAACTGTGTTGGAGGAATAATGTTTAACGTGGTAGAAGGAAAAGGGGGGTGGAGGCATAATGAGGCACATGGAGATGACCCAAAGTGCCTCTTCCCATGCACATGCCAACGCTCAGTAGGCCATTACCAAGGAGTAGGAGCATCTTTATGGagttttctttctaatttcttccattatgaatgtaataataaatgcttaattattattccacatattttcttccttcctttaattttttttttttttttactaaattattggagaaatttgaagtaaaatCTTCCATTTTAGGCCTtcaaatcagaaaaaaaagggaaacaaatcaacctatttttaatcaatttaaacaaaattagtaTTTTCTTATATGGACAAGAGTAtccatgaaaatgttgaaaaaaaaaaaaaaaaaaaaaaaaaggttttttttcctactaaatatttaaaattttatttaaattccataaataaaaataaaattttaaattggagTAGTATTTgcaaacttaattttaaaaaattagaaaataaaaattcaaatttgatgtttttcaaatgctttatttttaaaatttaatatatatatatatatatatatttattaatttaacctgaTTAATAATAAGCAATATTGGATTGCAAGAGATCCCTCTGTgttcctctctctttttggCAGAGGTGCACTAAATGCAGTTTCAGTCTCTTCCAACCAATTGCTCTTTTCTACttcttttgttctcctttACTTTCcagccttcttcttcctcctcaaaACCCTGCAATGATTCAGAGTCTTCTCCCATCCTGAATCCCTATCTCTGTAACCTCCAAACCCATCTTCTTCAAAATGGGTTGCTGTGTCAGTACTTCCAGGACTTCTAATTCATCCTCTCCGCCCCGCCATTCTGGATCTGCATTTTCCCATTCCAAATCCAATCACATTGGAAACAGAGCACCCCCTCCACTGGAAGAAGAGTCTGTCAAAGAGGTTCTCTCTGAAACTCCCAAACCTAAGCCGCCACCGATTGGGGGGAGAAAACTCCACGAATCTGCCTCTGGGAACCTCAATGGGGGAATCCCCATTCATTCCACTGAGGAAATTTCTGAGATTTCTGACGTTTGCAGCTTTAACGAATCCCTGTCTACTACGACTGTAACAGAGAAGCTGGATGATTTCGAAGAGATACGTAAAAGGATTTGCAGATCTCCGGCGAAATTGCCCAAGAACCGGTCGTCGCTCTCGGATGATTGGGTTCAGAGGAGGGATAGAATGGTGGGTAAATCGCCAACAAGAAAACCCGATCAGTCGCCCGGCCGGATTAACAGCGGCGCTGGAACTGTGAAGTTGGTGCAGAACAGAGACATGGGGCAGGGACTCCTCGCAAGTCGAAGTTTGAGGCCAGAGCAACGCGTTCAGAACAGAACTGAGAATTCATATCGAAGGTCCAGATCCCCTGCCACCACTCGAACCGACGGCGAAGCCTCCAGAACCACCGCCGGCCGGATTCCATCTGTCCGGCGGTCTGGAATGTCGCCGGGAAGAGAAGCAGCCACCGGAGGAGACTATTACAGGAAAGAAACAGGGGAGGTTCATGCACAGAACGAGACGATAGAAGGAAAATGGCGGACAACAAACGAATCCCTCGATAACCCACTTGTTTCATTGGAATGCTTCATCTTTCTCTGAAATTCCGGCCGCATATTACGACCCAGTTCATCGGACCGACGAGTGCCCATTCAAATTTCTTGtactctgtttttgtttgtgttcatctaCGGTGTGATTCCTATTTTTGGTCTGGAAATTGTAGTAAGTTGTACATAATAAAGATCAATTTAGGAAATAGACCGTATTTGCACAGTTGGGTCGGCGAGGTCTCTCTGTTTTCTGTGAAAGTAAATATTTTGCAACGCGTACAAAGATCGTATTTTCCTCTCCCTCAAAGCAACCAAGCTGTTCTTGCTAATGGATGAgtagactttccctttcgtgTGACTTAGAACACAATAGGAGTACCTATAATCAAGGGAACCAACTGGACGGTACCGCATTGGGAAGAAGACGAAAATGGAAACTAAAGCTTTAATAGTACTGATTTTACTCTAAAAGAATTAGTGTTTATGGGTAAGCAACGACGTCATGAGCTATGGTATTTATGGTGCAAGCAGTCCGGATCTTCATTGTTCAGACCTTTACACCTGTTAAGACAataaggaaggaagaaagaagaagaaaaagtaattttgagTCAGCCCAGCAGATGATGATTTCTGAAACGAAGACTGATCTAAGATTCAGATCACCATCACCAACATGACAGTTCTCTCATCATTTCGTCCAACTTTTGCTTTACGTGTATTAGCCgacaaaaagaacagaaacagTCCAAAGCTGGAGAATTTAGAGAAGCTCCACCAGAAGAAATGGAGACTTTTGCAGTTGAAAGTTCAGGTAACCTGTTTAAGCAGCCATTGGCGGTTCGGGGCGATCTATGTTGCTGCATTTTCATGTAATATTGTGTTTGTATATTATATTGTGGGTATATGCTGTCTTTTTCTTGTTGGATTCTCTGTCTCTGGTTGTAAGATACAAGGAAGGGAATCAATTATTGTAGGCTATTTTGAACTCTTGATCGTTGTAGCAGACAAAAACAATTTCAAGAACAATGACTGATTCAAGTAGAAACGAGTATATGTAGAAGAAACGAGCATGCATTTCATATATATCTCAACAGGTGAAGTTCGCCTGCACAAAGAGAAATTTGTATATATGATTGCAGAGGCGTCAAGCCAGATTTTCAGAGCcaaaaaagagataaaagCTTAACCTTGCGGAAGGCATAAAAATGTGAAACTTGCTATCTTGAAGAAGGCAATGCAGAGAGATGAGGTAAAGCAAGGTGGGCTGTGAGCGTATATACAGAATAAGAACCTCTGGAAATGGGGGAAAAACAGCCTCAGTTTTGCTTGAATCAATCGAAAACTAGTGAACTCTTTTGCATCCTCGGTATGTTCGATTTCATAAAGAACTCGAGTTTTCAGTGAAATGGGAACTGGTTGTGGCATGGGATATGTCATTGTGTTGATGTTGTGGCCATGGAATGCGTTCAGGGGGACACGGGACGGGAGCCGGGTGGGCAATATATGTAGGAATATGATCTCCAGGCATTAGCACTGAAACTCCACAGGAATACACAGTCATCTgcatataaacaaaacaaaaatgtagaTGGCTGAAGATTGTTATGCCTTTGGAATTTTACCAGTAATCAACTTCCTTACTTGTAGATGAAAGGACAAGTTCAAGAGGAAAGGACAAGGTCCAACATATCATAAGACAGCCACCAGTATAAAGAAATAGCACAATATATTTTGACAAACAGAA
This genomic interval from Cucurbita pepo subsp. pepo cultivar mu-cu-16 chromosome LG20, ASM280686v2, whole genome shotgun sequence contains the following:
- the LOC111783521 gene encoding uncharacterized protein LOC111783521, translating into MGCCVSTSRTSNSSSPPRHSGSAFSHSKSNHIGNRAPPPLEEESVKEVLSETPKPKPPPIGGRKLHESASGNLNGGIPIHSTEEISEISDVCSFNESLSTTTVTEKLDDFEEIRKRICRSPAKLPKNRSSLSDDWVQRRDRMVGKSPTRKPDQSPGRINSGAGTVKLVQNRDMGQGLLASRSLRPEQRVQNRTENSYRRSRSPATTRTDGEASRTTAGRIPSVRRSGMSPGREAATGGDYYRKETGEVHAQNETIEGKWRTTNESLDNPLVSLECFIFL